DNA sequence from the Sediminibacillus dalangtanensis genome:
TGGTCAGAGGGGTAATAAAAAATTAACAAAACGTAAAAGATAAATAGCAGGATAAAAAACGACCATAAATAATCAAAGGGAAGGGGATAAAATGAAATACGTAATGGAAGCAATTAAAAAGCGAGAGGCTGAAGAAAAGCTCCCGGTAATAAAATTGGAAATCGATTATGAACTAATTACCTTGTATGATGCAATGAAAGATAACGACCAGGAAGCAATGGATATTTCCAAACAACGATTGAATGAATTACGCCGGGAAATGCTGGCACTGTCTTAAAAGGAATGAGCTCATGCTCGTTCTTTTTTATAGCATTTTTTAAAAGAGTGTTGCTTTTTGGTCGTGGGGGACCCCTTCGGTGAATTTACTTTTTGTTTACAAGCAGGAAATCTGCTTGGTATTCCTCTAATTTACCGCTAGAAACGGATATACGCTTCAACCATCTGGAACAGATAATGATGAGTCGTGATTCTCTTTATTCTCTTTATTAAAAATGGGAAGCTGTGCTCACTTGAAAGGGAAGCGCAGAAGTGGATTCAAGTTACGCTTGTTTGATGGCCGAGAAAGACAAGAGGGATTGCTCTGGAAATCTGGTGTGTTTTTCTTTAGAATGAAGAAAGAATATAATGGGTGGCTTCCTAACCTTTATAAGTGGTAGGCAAATATGAAAAAAGGTGTGTTAGGTATGAAACGAGAAGAAAGACAACAGCTATTTGATACGGCGAAACAGTGGGTTCTTGAGGCAGGAGAAAATATACGGACAGCGATAGATGAACCATTAAGGATAGATACGAAATCCAATGCAAATGATTTAGTAACACATATGGACCAACAGACGGAGAAGTTTTTTACGGAAAAAATCAGAAGGGAATTCCCTGACCATTCTATACTTAGCGAAGAAGGGTACGGAGATAATTTAGATAGTGATAAAGGGGTCATCTGGATAATCGATCCTATTGACGGAACGATGAATTTCGTCCACCAAAAACGAAACTTTGCCATTTCCATTGGAATTTACCAAGACGGGGTTGGGGAAATCGGATTGATTTACAATGTGATGGATGATGTACTTTATGCTGCCCGGCGAGGCGAAGGAGCATACCGGAATGAAAAAAAACTTCCACAGTTAAAGCAGGAGCTTCCATTAGAAGAAGCGATTTTAATTCTAAATAATTTTTGGACATGTCCGAATCATAAGATAGAAGAAACCAAAATGCAGTCTCTCGTTAGAAAAGTCAGAGGAACGAGATCGTATGGTTCCGCTGCATTAGAACTCGCCTATGTGGCCGAAGGGATAGCTGACTGCTACTTGACCATGAAGCTAGCACCGTGGGATATTGCCGGTGGAATGGTCTTAGTCAATGAAGTTGGCGGCTTGACAACGAAAGCTGATGGCAGTCCGATCAACATACTGGAACAAAACACCCTCTTATCCTGCAATGGCGATATCCAGGAGGAATTAGTAGGAGAATATATCGAGTTGAAATGAAACAATGGGCTGCTCCTAAGTGAATAAACTTAAGAGCAGCCCGTTTTTTTTTCGCAGGAGTCTTGCTCAATTCCTCTGCTCCGTTATTTCGCTTTATAGAGCCTTTATAACCGCTTGTTGCCAAAAGACTTTTTGCTTTAAACGTTCAAAGTTTCTGGTTCCAAAGGAATCTCGTTTTATAATTTTTATCGTATTGTTTATCCCCTCGACATCCTACTGTTTCCACCACATGAAGGTTTTTCTTACACGGCGAAATGCCTCTATGTTTGAAGCACGCATCCATTCCAGACATTCCTCCAGTCCTTTTCCGGTCTTGTTTATCTTTAATCTCCACTAATTCTATGATAAAGTGACTTTGCACACTGTACGAACCCGCATCACGACAGGGGAGACCACCACATTCAGTATAGATCCCTTTAAAGCGTTCCTATAAGCATAAAAAATCATCAGCAATTATCCTATGCTGATGATTCCTCTTTATCCCGTCCTATCGGGATATCCCTTTATGCGTATGATTACCTGAGTCAGGAAAACGACTGCCTTCTCCGTTTTCTCGCCAGTCCGAATCCCATCAACAGAAAGCCTGCCAGAATAAACAAAACCATCCACAAATAGTTTCGGAACCCAATTGCAACCCCTGCTGCTACGAAACTTGCTATAACTAAAACAGCCAACAGCAGCATCGGTAACTGAATCTTTTTCATGACTCTCACCCCTAATCTTCTACCATTAAGTATAACGGAATTTCCTGTAAATGAAAATGATCTTTTCTTATGCTAGCACAGCAGATGATGTTCTAGTATGATAGATGGGGGAATGATTCGGAAAGAAGGAGTGAAAAAGGTGGAGGAAACAAATGAAGCAATCGATATAGGCAACAATTTGCCCATTGTCGACTTCCTGTTTAATACGGCGGCAAATGGCGACCTCCTGATTGGTTTTCTTTTGTTGTATTTGACGATTGGTATCCTGCTGGCAATTTGTTATAAATTGGGTTTTGCAAGAAAATTACCGCTGCTTAAATCTTTGATTGTCTATATCTTTTTATTTATCGGAGCTTTTATCATTGCAATGCTTGGTCTTAAACTTCCAATGGCAGAGTGTCTGGTCATTATAGCTCTGGTGCTTGGGATTTATCGTTTCCGGCTGGCTCAAGACCGAAAACGACGGAATAACCAAATTGAAAATAATTAAAAAAGAAGGGACGTACCTGCTGCCATTTGAGCGTACGTTCCTTCTTCTTTTTTGTATCATATCAGGCTGTTCTTTTTTTTCTTTTCTTTGTATAACTTAAAATTTCCCGTGGCATGTCGCTTATTCGTGTTCTTTTCCACTCTGTCGTAGCAAGTTTTACAAATATACATATGAATTCGGCGGTTGCGTAACCTTTTTGCCTGCAAACAGTTGCTGTCTATATTTTCAATAATGTCACATAAGACACATTTTACTTTCATATTATTATCACCTCGCGGTAATTATTTCTACCATTGTAACATAGGCGAGGGACATACATCTAATCCTTTTTGCGAATAAACTGGCTAAACAGAAAAGGGCAGGCGAGTAAAACGAGGTTCATCCTCCCTCCTTAGATGATAAACCTCGATTTGATGCTCGTTACTGATTTTTTTGTTGATTGGACTGATCATTCTCGATATCATCTAATTCCTGCTGCTCATTTTCTGGTATTACTTCTTTATTTTGATCAGGTTCTTCAGGCTGATCATCATTGATGGGGATTTCCGGCATATATCTACCGACTACTGCGGAGAGTTCATCGACAAAACCTTGGACAGGATGGCCCTGTTGAATTTTGTCAGCCATGTGCCTGATTCGTTCCATTCCATCAGCATCTGCTATGACAATTGCTGTTTTCCCGTATGGATCATGATGGAGCGCTTCCGCCACGGAGTATTTAATGGTACTAACACGCGAACGATCTAAATCCTTGTCTACATCTATTCCGACTACTGCATAGGGGCCAGCTACTACTGAGGAAGCATCATTTACGTTTGGTACATCAGCAGCCAAGCTTGCCAAGTGATCGGCTATTTCTTGATTCGTGTAATTTTTTTGCTGTCCGTCTCCGGGGTCAGAGTTTTCCACTTGAATGGTCGGATCCTGGTTCTGTTGATCAGGCAAGCTTTCCTCCTGTTGACAGCCCATCAATACCAGTCCCAGCGACAAAACACTTGCACATAGGAAAATAAACCGGGTAAACATAAGGGCACTCCTCCTTTTACTCCTATCATTTCAATTCCTGCTCAGTTTATGCATGGAAAGGAGGGAAAGCAGTGCGATATGGATCAACATAAACATCAACTGTTTTCTGAAAAATCGAGGGTTATCATTATGGATCCCTTTGACTAACTTATTTTATACAAATTTTCTTGCCGGAAGTGAGATCAAAGTTCAAGAGGCAATGCTGAAGTACTCTGGTTGAAGACAGGAAAGTCAGTAAGGAAGAATACAAGTGGATATCCCGTGAGGAAGGATTAGGTGAGACTTTTCAGAACAAGATCCCGATAAGGCTCACCCGCCGTCCGCGGAAGGAGTGCTATCAGCTGAGCACTCGTCCTAGTAATGGAGGTTCTTGCGTGGCAAATCTTACTCCATTGAGCGCTATAAAAAGCAGGCATGCAACGAAAGCATTTGGTTCACTCTTCATTCAATAATTATTTTGGTTACTCCTTTGATTGGTTCATCACGATTAGAACCGTCAGCAAAGTAAACATGAACCGGACCGTTCTCTTTAACTGGTTTTCCGTTTTCGGCAAATAAAAATAATGAATCTTTTAAAAGCGGTAAAGAAATAATTTTTTCCTCGTTGTTTAAGACAAGTCTTGCCTGGCTTGCACCTGCTTCTATTTCTGCCGTTTTGAGAAAGTCTTTAATGGGCATGAGGTATGTTCCCTTCAAAATTTGTTCTTTCTCGAATCGGTTGATGCTTCTATTTACTGGCGGTTTGCTGCTTTGCTGGGTGACTTCGCGCTCCCAGCGAGTTGAAGCCCGCTTCAGTGCTTCTTCTGAATCCTCTTCAGGTAAGTCCGTCGAATCGGTAAAGGCATTTTCCATTTCTATTTTTCGATCGTCAAAAATCCACACAGTCGGATCCAATGTGATTTGATAATTTACTTTTCCCGTAAGCTGGACAATCATCTGTACCAGTCCCTTTCTATCTCTATTATAGTATTCGTTTACAAGAATAGCAGACTTGGTGTTGAATTTCATCTATTGCGGGGGGGTATCCCTAGTTAAATTAATTCCGAAAGAGAAGATATTTCTGTTCTTACCTTGCATTTTTTTCGGACAACAGCTAATATAAATAGAAGAGAGTCTGTTAAACGGAGGGGATTTTGTGATACCTGAAGTGGCTGTTAGCAATCGTGATAAAGCCTATGCCCTTCTAGAGGCTGATGCAAATAAAATATTGAAATTGATTAAAGTACAAATGGATAACCTGACGATGCCTCAGTGTCCTTTATATGAAGAGGTTTTAGATACGCAAATGTTTGGTTTGTCGCGTGAAATTGATTTTGCAGTCCGGTTGAACCTGGTCAGCGAGGAAGACGGCAAAGCATTGCTGGAAAATCTCGAAAGACAATTGAACGTGTTGCATGAAGCAGCTCAAAAATCGTAGAGAAGGACAGGCGAATTCTGTCGTATAAGAGGAAAACCTTTGCCAAAATCCGGCGGGGTTTTTTTGTTACTGTATAGGAAATTATAAATTTAATTGTCTGTGGATAATTATTGGCTGAACCAGCCACGTCCAGCTCCAGCGCCTACCCCCTCGAGGTCTTAAGCCCACCCTCTATGTGGCAAAAAGCGCCACGCCGAGGCTGTTCTTAAGCTTGTCGGAGGCC
Encoded proteins:
- a CDS encoding inositol monophosphatase family protein; the encoded protein is MKREERQQLFDTAKQWVLEAGENIRTAIDEPLRIDTKSNANDLVTHMDQQTEKFFTEKIRREFPDHSILSEEGYGDNLDSDKGVIWIIDPIDGTMNFVHQKRNFAISIGIYQDGVGEIGLIYNVMDDVLYAARRGEGAYRNEKKLPQLKQELPLEEAILILNNFWTCPNHKIEETKMQSLVRKVRGTRSYGSAALELAYVAEGIADCYLTMKLAPWDIAGGMVLVNEVGGLTTKADGSPINILEQNTLLSCNGDIQEELVGEYIELK
- a CDS encoding DUF5325 family protein, which produces MKKIQLPMLLLAVLVIASFVAAGVAIGFRNYLWMVLFILAGFLLMGFGLARKRRRQSFS
- a CDS encoding YlaH-like family protein is translated as MEETNEAIDIGNNLPIVDFLFNTAANGDLLIGFLLLYLTIGILLAICYKLGFARKLPLLKSLIVYIFLFIGAFIIAMLGLKLPMAECLVIIALVLGIYRFRLAQDRKRRNNQIENN
- a CDS encoding YlaI family protein, coding for MKVKCVLCDIIENIDSNCLQAKRLRNRRIHMYICKTCYDRVEKNTNKRHATGNFKLYKEKKKKNSLI
- a CDS encoding YhcN/YlaJ family sporulation lipoprotein — protein: MFTRFIFLCASVLSLGLVLMGCQQEESLPDQQNQDPTIQVENSDPGDGQQKNYTNQEIADHLASLAADVPNVNDASSVVAGPYAVVGIDVDKDLDRSRVSTIKYSVAEALHHDPYGKTAIVIADADGMERIRHMADKIQQGHPVQGFVDELSAVVGRYMPEIPINDDQPEEPDQNKEVIPENEQQELDDIENDQSNQQKNQ
- a CDS encoding YlaN family protein; the encoded protein is MIPEVAVSNRDKAYALLEADANKILKLIKVQMDNLTMPQCPLYEEVLDTQMFGLSREIDFAVRLNLVSEEDGKALLENLERQLNVLHEAAQKS